The DNA sequence AGCCGTGTGTGCATGCACGCGCACGCCCGTGACGACGCAAACAACAAGACCGTGCTCGCAAGCAAACGGCGGGCGCCGGATCCATCGGCGAGTGACACGGTACCGTGTCGGATCGATCGATATATATGATTGCGATATATATATAGTCCACTTATGGTTGAACCGATCGATCGAGATGATCGATAGACACTGACGGTGCTCGATcgcattatatttttttttgcgtATGTTTGGAGCTAAAGCAACAGCAACAAGCCGATCGCGTCACGCATTCGCATTTGTACAAATGTAGTAGTGTGATCGAGAGATAGATCGACAGCAAAACGCCGAATTCCCCTAATTTCATCCACGCGCGTTTTCAGTCGTACGTCTGAGTGCACGCATGCATGCGTGCCCCTGAATATACACATATGAATACACTGCCAtgtaaggtcagtctcaatgtatagttTTAGGCACAGTTATcaaaactataaactaggtaaccaagCCACATAAGTTTTATGGAGATAAAACTCTTCTCTCATCTAATAAAATTCCTTCATTTAATAATCTTATCAAGctagtcagcaattttgcttatgtgtcaccctatttaatgtgtatgacactctcatgaaacatgtattgaaactaGTCTAAGGTGGCCTGTGCGATGACTGCGAGTAATGGTGATGCATGTGATATTTGGATGGACGATAGttggactatatatatataactattcTCATTTTACAATTCAATCTCCTGTTCCTCATTCTCTcattttagttttattttttttccatgTGTAGATCGATCCAAGCCAAACCACCAGCAGGGCAGCAGATCAGTGCAGAACCAATAGAGGATTGTGCGATTGTACGTGACCGTCACCAAGAATCCTGTAACATCTTGGCCAGACTACCGTCCTTCTCATTTTCTATAGATATCCTATATAGGAATAGGAATAATAATACTAGGATACCATGGTAGGATGCCGGTCTGTCGATCTGTCGTGTCGATTATTCCAAAACAGCCCTCAGACAGAGCAAGACAGACAATCTCTCCTGTTGAGTGCTTGCTTCACCAAGTTTAATTATGGGTAACCCGATGGAGACGTTTAtaattaaatgtaaataaataaaagaaggAGGATTCAATCCATGCTCTGGACTATGATATATATAATACTTCGTAGGTAATAgtggttttcttttctttgaacttttttttttaaaaaaaacatagcACAAAGTAAATACTAATCCTACCCTTACGAGCACTTGTGAGTATACCCATAGATTTGGAACGAGTTGATGCAACGTCACCTCATTTATGATAAGTTCACAATTGGTATTCATTTGAACAACTTATGATACCTCATCTATATCTAGAATGAGGTGGTTCCTTCAAACCAAGCATCCCTTGTACAACCACTCACCCATAGAGTCGCTCCAGCTCgagatgtttttttttctcccaTTTGCTTGTTTTCCTATTGCATTTCAAATTTTCTTGCAACTTGTGTGAGGTACACATGTGCTATTGAATAGGACATAATAAAGTGACATTCCTTTTGGCTAGATTCCTATTGAAGACACACACATCCCTAGATTATTAAAACATCCATGTGTGAGATGCAAAATAAAAAAAGGTAACGTAGGAGGGATGGAAAAtgatgttttttctttttgcaaATGAAAATGATGATAGTTTTGTTGAGACTTTCTTACCTTTTGGATCGCAAGTACAAGGCCACTCAATACTAACCATGGCCCATGCCACTTATTTATTTTGCACCGGCTATTAAGCTCAGTCAGTTTATATTTTGTAAATTAATATTTTCTTCGGTCCAAATAGATAAAAGTTATAAGATTGTCCTAAGTTACACTATTTTAAAGTTTGataaaaaatataggaaaaCACCAATATTCATGACACTAAAGTAGTATCATTAGATATGtcacaaaatatatttttatagtatatttatttgGTATCTATGTTGTTATATATTTTGGTTAAAATTAGTTAAATTTGAGATAATCTGACTTAGAGTGACTCTAGGATGAGGTAAGCAAGTGAATGATGTTAGCTAGCTAATTTTACATGGGAACAAGCTCCCAATCAGCTAGCTAATTATTACTAGCTACTGAGAGCAAGTAAAATAATAGGTAGCAGGCTAAATGTTGAGAtggagagaagagagaagaagcGGGTTGTAAGTTTACTAGCTTGGACACAAGAACCAATAAACTCTATAAAAAGACAAGTGGACCATGTATTAATAAAAACATAACCACTATATGAGTGGACTGACAGGTAGGCTGTAAGGATTCATGTGGCCAGCAAGCGGCTATATTATTAGCTTTGCTCTAATGGATTCAAACAAGTGTAGTCCATCTCATGACAACGATAACAATTTACTATGATTAGTACTTCTTCTGTCTTTGAAAGCTTCAACTTCTAttattgtcctaagtcaaacttttaaaattttaaccaaatttttagaaaacttttaaaattttgactaaatttctagaaaaaaactaagatttatagtaacaaattaataccattaaatttattatagaatatttttttaatatactcattttatgtcatagatattgatgctcttttatATGAAATTAgttaaactttaaaaagtttgattgGCACAGATTTTAGGAGTTGAAGAAAAGCAACATTAGTAATTATAAGTACGATCAACGTTGTTGCTTATAAAAGCAAATCTCACTAGTTTTCAATATGTATATGGAAGCTATCCAGTGTATCATACTTCACTAAATACCATATTATTCCCTAATAAATACTAGGGACATCTTCCACTAAGTGTAATCACTATTTTCGGCCTATCACTTACAAAAGCATCTCTGTTGTTTGTTCGGCCCCTTACATTCTCATATAATTTCATCTAATATGCAATTATATAGTTCTTTTTAAAACGTTAAGTAATAGAGCAAAACCCTTCTCGATGACGATGACTCGTTTTCATGATTatattaataaaataaaaataggaACAATATCATAGCCTTTTCGATTACTAGGACTAGTtatttaggcctcgtttagttttattttttttacaaaatgaacactgtaacactttcgtttgtatttgacaaatattgtccaatcatggactaattagactcaaaagatttgtctcgcaaattacatatgAATTatatgattagtttttatttttgactatatttaatgctctatgcatacgtATAAAAATTCGAtacgacgggaaatctgaaaaactttacaaaattttctgggaactaaacaaggccttagtaagtGTTTTATTTCACCTTCTAAACTTTAGTCGTTGACCTATTAAATatttagacatatacatagagtattaaatataaactgtTTACAAAACTAAATACATAAATTGAGACTCTTTTGTaagataatttttttaattcTAATTTGTTCATAATTTGATAATGTGGTGCTACCgtaaccatgtgctaatgacgGATTCTAGGTCTTGTAGATTTTTTacaataatttattttttattaatatcCAAATACCCCACGCGATACCTCTATGTGACACCTCCTAAACTTTCGCTAGATCCAAACATGTATGTGCGTTGTCTGTGTTGTATTGTGTAATTCGAAAAAAAACTAGTAAAATAACTATTAGcggtcctttttctttttctgataCATGTAAAAGTTAACTTTTAGCTAGCtctccttaggccttgtttagttttcaaaattttaaagGTTTCTACATCGGATCTTTGATCACAacattaaatattaaatatagtcgaaaataaaaattaattatgcagtttgtctatgatttaaaagacgaatcttttaaaactatttaatctataattagataataactattaaataaaatactacgataaacaaaacaaaaaatttcgcgaactaACCGCCTCAATCCCAAACGTACCCTGTATATATACACAAGTACACTCAAAAGCGCGCACACGCGGGCGCGGGGTGGACCCACGTGTCGTCGGCGCGCGCACACGACAGGACAGGAcagccaccaccgccgcccgaaGTGGCCCGCTCCGGCAAGCAATGAAGCAACTGTGGCCGCGCCGCGACCTGGGCGCTGGCCGTCCCCTCCCCGTCCGTCGCCGCGGCGTGACCCGATCAGAATCCGACGCGCGgcccgcacacacacacacggctTGCGTGGCTTCCGTAGCCCGCAGCCGCAGGCACACCAAAGTCCCTGCCTTCAAAGCCACTGCTAACCGCCTCCCTCCCTCTGCCCTTCTTCTCTACTTAAGCGCGAGGCCGGCACGCCTCCCGAGCTCTCCTCCTCCTATGCCCTGCCCTGCACTCGCATCCGGGGAGCTCGCGTCTTCCTTCGGATGGTGGATGCATGGTGAGCGACTCGCCAAAGACCCCGTCTTTCGTGTTCCTTCCTCTTCTTTGTATTCGGATTTGGGGCTCATGACTTGTTTGATGGAATGCCCAGCTCACGAGAATTTTGCTAAATGctaatcttttttctttttctattcTATTCCAAGTGCCTGCAAACTGCAGAGCTCTTGCATGAGGAAACAACAAGCGCCATTTTATATTTCAGTGCCACAGATGATGATGGGTACTGGTGTAGCTTAAACGTATAGTGTTCCGGCATCTATCTTGTTGTTATTAAATACGTGCATAATATGTAGTGGTGCTGTGGTTTTCTAATCTGATGAACGTGTCAAGACTCAGAGTTGCTTGTGCTTATCGGTTTCCACCTAACTCTAATGTCCTATGATTATATCTGTATTCTTCGCTCATGTGTTCGGTAGACACACCAGCTCAACCAGAGTTGACAAGTGGAAGCCTATGGGTACCGGCAAGGACGCAGCCCCTCGCGCCATCCTCTGCTTCTTGTTTCTGTTCTGCTTAGGCTGCAAATGCCTGGCATCAGAGTTGGAGGCCACCCAGACGGCGACCCTCACGGTCGATGCCTCGCCGCAGCTTGCTCGGAAGATCCCTGATACACTATTTGGGATCTTCTTTGAGGTGAGACGGTGATTTCTTGGTACACGCCAGCCTTATTGATCTTCTAAAGATTTATCACATGTAACTGGAATAATCCAAATGCACTCCGCGTTCCATTGTTGTGTTCTCAGATAACCATGTTGCTTTATACTGTAGGAGATCAACCATGCAGGAGCTGGTGGCATATGGGCTGAACTTGTTAGTAACAGAGGTGATTCAGCCATGCCTGATTTTTACATGTCCTTTTTTTGAGCATAAGCTCTAAAAGATTCTGAAAACGCTAAATACAAAATtattccaaggacaagcttgcaTAGATCGTAATAGGCCTTTTCCCTTCAGAAGCTTCTGCCAAATATCGGACCTGGATTTATGCATAAACAGCGTCTGCATTTATGCTGCAGGGTTTGAAGCTGGAGGCCTCCATACTCCATCAAACATTGACCCATGGTCCATCATTGGAGATGACTCTTCTATATATGTGGAGACTGATCGGACATCATGTTTCAGTCGAAACATCATTGCTCTGAGGATGGAGGTCCTTTGCGATAACTGTCCTACTGGTGGTGTTGGTATTTACAACCCAGGGTTCTGGGGCATGGTACGACTTTTATCATATGTTGCTTGTTCATATCAGTATGAGAAATGGATAATTTCGTGAAAACTATTTAGTGTCAATAATCTGTATGGTATTTGTTATTGCGCAATGCAATGATGCTGCGGGATTTGGTTTTGTCAAAACTTCATAAGTAACTAGCAATGCCAATTTCCAGAAGCAGAGTAGCAATATAGCTGTGGAAGCAGAGTTAGGAATTACAGCAGTCAGAGCTCCACTGTTTTCTTTGGATTGTTCTGGTAGTGTTACTTTTCAGGTTCTGATATTAGACAGACCTGCAGTACAAGCTCTTTTTTCCTACCTTTTCCTCTTTTATCTTTTCTATAATTTTACCTTTTTCAACTTACAGAACATAGAAGATGGAAAGGCCTACAATCTTGTTATGTATGTTAAGTCACCAGAAACAACCGACTTGATAGTTTCACTAACAAGCTCTGATGGGTTGCAAAATCTGGCTTCAGCTACAATAACGTTAGTATCTTTTTCTCGGTATCAGGACAAGTGTCAATATTTGGTTGCTCACGATATCTGAAAGGATTGCACTGCTGCAGAGTTTCCGGCGAATCAAATTGGACAAAAGTGGAGCAAAAGTTGGTTGCTAAAGGAACCAATAGAACCTCAAGGCTTCAAATAACAACTAACAAGAAAGGAGTTGTTTGGTTTGATCAAGTATCACTCATGCCTGAAGACACATACAAGGTATATATTACATAATTGTTCTTGATTTTGATACTGGAAGACacaaataagaacaataaaacacctGTATGAAATATTATTAGCAAATATTGATTTTTAGAAATCCAATAATTATGTCAGATTTCCATGAAATCTTGGGCTGGTTACTTCGATCATGTGCAAGTGGCAGCCACTTGGCAACAATATTGTAAGAGCAGGAATAATATAGAGAATCCTGCTCactgctttggtttgtttgatCTGATGAATCTAATCACCAAAAAATGTTTCTGATCAATACCCTGATGCTGAATTTATATGTTGGTTCTTCTTTTTGGTTTACTCAATGTTTGTCGTACAAGGGTTGACCTGAGTATTTAACAACAATGCTTCTCTGCATACACACAGGGACATGGCTTTCGCACAGAACTTATATCCATGATTTTGGATTTAAAACCACGATTCTTGAGATTTCCTGGTATGCTCTGCGTTTTCTTATTTAGATAGAATCAGGTTCTTGATGCTAAGACATATATGatatgttgcaatatcttaataCATTTTGAGATAATGGACTAGATTGCATCATACTATTGTAGGAGGTTGCTTTGTAGAAGGTGAGTGGTTAAGAAATGCCTTTAGGTGGAGAGAATCTATTGGTCCATGGGAAGAGAGACCTGGACACTTCGGGGATGTTTGGCATTACTGGACTGATGATGGCCTTGGATACTATGAATTTCTTCAGGTGCCAGTTTAAACTGCTTCCATTCGACCTTTCCTTCCCTGTTGTTGCCCTCACTAACAACAATTAGCTTTGAAAAATACATCAAAGCTTGCGGAGGATCTGGATGCTGAGCCAATCTGGGTATTCAACAATGGTAATTGTTTTCAGGTTTGTTAAATTTTTTACCACTGTTGGCTTCTTAATTGACAGAAAGTTCCCTCTTGTAACTCAGGAGTCAGCCACAATGATGAAGTTGATACTGCTGCTATTGCTCCTTTTGTAAAGGTATGTTTTTTACTCCATAGTTATTTCTCTAGTAGCATACTAAAACATTTCTTGATATAGAGGCAGAAGAGTGTTCACAAATTTAAAGCATCATACTTTCTCAACAATGGGTGCAGATTACCATTGTATATCAGAACATTAGGTGTTATAATAGCATTTCATTTTTTAGCGAGTAAGAATATCTCAAGATTAAAAACTTTATTGTCCATGATGAGAACAGTTACATATTATTAGTTTTGAATAATTATAAAGGTATTTCTTTTTCAAGAATGCTTAAAACTATATGATGGTGgacttgatcctttactttttAATTCAGGTAGTTCACAAGTTCACATGCAGAGATGATGCTTGGCTTGAGTTTTACATTCGTTTTAACAAGATTATCCATGAACTAACCTACCTTTTCTGTTTATATGAATGGCACCAAACTCAATAAGATATCTTATATCTTTCATAGACTTAGGTAGTTTTTATACTCATAACTTTAGCTGCTTCTTTATGGAACTGTTTGACTTTCTACAGGATGTATTGGACAGCATAGAATTTGCAAGGGGGAGTGCAAATTCAACATGGGGCTCTGTTAGGGCTGCAATGGGGCACCCTGAACCATTCCCAGTGAAATATGTTGCGATTGGAAATGAAGATTGTGGGAAAAAATTTTACCGCGGTAAATTTCCTTTGGCAGTTTCTAACCAACCTCTCTTTCACTAGCAAAGAAACTTACCCAGTGATAGTTGACATTGAAAATACTTCAGCTACAATCTGCTGTAACCTCCTTTTAGTTTCATGGCGTGACATTCTCTATTTTTGTTGAACAGGTAACTACCTGAAGTTCTACAATGCTATAAGACAGGCCTACCCAGACATTCAAATGATTTCAAACTGCGATGGTTCATCTACACCACTTGATCATCCTGCTGATTTGTACGACTTCCATGTAAAGTTCTTGCTGCAAGTCAATTTATCTCAACTTTCTGTCTTCATCCTGCAGTTCTGTTTAATTATTCATTGTCAATTGCCTTCTCTTAGATTTCAGTGGTGCTTCTTTTTTTCTAGGTCTATACTGATTCTAAGACTTTGTTCAACATGAAGAGTACATTTGACAGAACATCTCGCAGTGGACCCAAGGTAAGTTTCGATTCCACAAGGAAGATTCTTGTGAAGAAGCTCTCTTTCATGAGTAGCATTTACATTGTATTTGGGATTTCTTGACATTTCTCTTGGGATGTTCTCAGGATAATATGAAatgagtcctctgtttcttgtaGAATATTTGTGCATAACtcttgagagagatagaggatACAATTCTTCTAGATGTTGTGAGTTGTGACCCTAAATGATGCGGGGACAATGTGATCTGTGATGTTATTTCCATGTTCTGGGGACTCCCAAGAACTTCATTGGTTTTCTTGCTTAGTTACATTGACGTCACCATATTCTGTTTTGAAAGTAAATATCTTCTGGATATGATTCAAATGCAGGCTTTTGTGAGTGAGTACGCTGTTTGGAGAGGTGATGCAGGTAGAGGAAGTCTTCTTGCTTCATTGGCAGAAGCTGCTTTCCTTACTGGACTGGAGAAGAATAGGTGAACTCTCCTCATTTGAAATCGTTGGTTGTAGGTTGCCTGATGATGAAACCCATGTCTTCGTGAATAAATTATTCAGATGTTATCCTTGCTCGTTGTCACATGACCTGACAGAATTCTGCCTGCTCTAGTCTCATTACGAATCTTTATTGTGTGTTGATGACCTTTGTTTTTCATCCTTGCAGTGACATTGTTTACATGGCGAGTTATGCACCACTGTTCGTAAATAACAATGACCAAACGTTAGTATATAATATGGCCTTACACTTTTCCCATTGTTTCTCGTCGTGTTCTTGTCAAGCCAACATTGTGATAATTCTATTGGGATAAATCAATCAGGTGGAACCCAGACGCTATCGTCTTCAACTCCTGGCAGCATTACGGCACTCCTAGTTACTGGATGCAGACGCTTTTCCGTGAGTCTAGTGGTGCTATGTTACATCCAACTACAATCAGCTCCAGCTACTCTGGTTCGCTCGCAGCGTCTGCGATTACCTGGCAGGACTCAGAGAACAGCTTCCTTAGAGTAAAGGCAAGTAAAACAATTTCGTTGCATACATCCTGCATATGAGGGAACTACAAACTTGTATTGATCTCAGAAAGCTCCTGTGCAGGTCATAAACTTTGGGTCAGATGCTGTGACCCTGACAATCTCCACGACTGGACTCCAGGCCAGTATCAACGCTCTGGGATCAACCGCCACTGTTCTCACATCAGCAAACGTGATGGATGAAAATTCCTTCAGTAACCCAACCAAGGTAAATTTGCCCACTTGTTTGTGCTTATTATTACCTGTGTGTGCCTGAATGATCATATGCCTCTCAACGCCTGTCTGCACTCTGTTTTCGATTTCTGTCTCGTGTCTTCGGAGGTCCTACCTGAATCTGAATGCGAAACCTGATGGTGAGCACTTGCGCTGCAGGTTGTGCCGGTGAAGAGCGATATGAGCAATGCTGCAGAGCAGATGCAGGTCACGTTGGCTCCTCACTCCTTCAGCTCGTTCGATCTCGCCCTGGCTCAGTCCAAACTTGTCGCCGAGATGTGAGCTAGGCTGGTGCAGGCAAACTGACTGGCAGCTACACTAGGAGCATATACAAAGGTGTGGTGTGATACGTAGGGGTGGTTGTTACCATCCTCATAAAGCTTTGTGTaatgtatcttttttttttaaaaaaaagcttTGTATAATGTAACATTATGCAGATactattaaataaataaataaaatcacaTCAGGTTGGTTTGCTTTGCATGACAtttttaatttgtttttttactcATTTCATTATTATGATATGATTTTTCCCAAGAACAAGGCAGTTGCATACTACCAGTACCAGTACAGCAACAGCAACATTTTCTCCCGTACTTACTACATACAAAAAGAAACCCTGTTCATTTATTAGCATAGACCTCGCGGAGCAGCGCGACGGCGAGCTTGGCGAGCATGAACGCGTTCTGGTTCTCCGCCGTCACCGGCGACGCCACCTTGCTGCTCTGGAACCCGTCCTCGCACTGcttggccgcggcggcggcttccTCCAGGCACGTCGTGGCCTCGCCCTTCCTGACGCCCCTGACGGCGGCCGCGCAGCCGGGCTGCCTCCGCACCGTGCCGCCGTACAGCGCCTGGCACGACCGGAGGCAGCGCGCCGTGGCGGCGGCGtcgtctccgccgccgccgccgccgctcccctGGAGCAGGCCGTCGATCTTGGCCGCCGTGGCGGTGACGTTGGCTGCGAGGAGGTCGGCAGCGATGACGGAGTAGACCTGGTAGTCCATGCAGTGGCTGATGCTCCGGCCGTCGGAGCCGAGTGCCGCCAAGCAGAACTGCACGTCGAAGAACTGGCTGCCGCCGCCCACCGTCTTGCACGCGGGGAGCGCGCATGGGAGCTCGGCCGGCTCCGCGTGAGCGCCGGCGAGGAAGAGAGCCAAGAGCAAGATGCTGGCAGTCGCGGTTGGGGTTGCTGCCATGGCCATTTTCAAGGTGTCCCGACTTCTGAGTTCTCTCTGAGTTAAAGTGTACTACTCTCCTACTCCTAGCATGTGAGACGGGGATGAGTGGAGCATACTACGTAAGGATTTTTATACACGAAGACTGGCTTTAGCTTGTGTCAACTGTCAGCTAGAATTAATGATGCAATTCATTAGTTACCCATTTGTGAGCACACATTTTTATAGGCATTGAAACCAGAAATCACAGGTGGCAGAAGATGTTGACCACTTGGTTAGCACGCAATATGAGGGGAACAGCCACATGTTGTGCCTTACTAGTTTGTCACAAATATACTGTGATAAAAAAAagtactactactctacttagggcactcacaatgcagatttTGTTATAGAGTCtaaattatttattacctcgaacaatgtagacttagagtctaaataagacttggagtcttattttttctacctctttcttcaataaatatgctgctacatcagcaaaatacaataaataatatgtaattgtcttagactctatgatagagtcttgcattgtgagtgcccttagtacACATTCTATGTTAGGCTATATTCTCTATCCTAAATAAATCAACTCTTTATTATAAGTCgaaatttttaagtttgaccaaatttgtgTGAGATGGGAATGAGCGGTGGGTGGAGCATTAAAATTTTATACATAAAGAAAGACTGTCTAGAACATTGTGTCAACTAGAATTTTTGATGCAACAAGTCATTACTGCGTCTGTCCTCAAATAAGTGTCGTTCTCGTTTCTCGAGAAGTCAAATTCTttcaactttgaccaaatatgTTCCTCTATGTcagttttaagtttgactaactttataaaaaaattaaaattttatgtcataaaatgagtatcttataaaAAAACAGTCTATGATAAATTCAACGAtactaatttggtactataaatcttaatattttttataaagaaattTAGTCAAATGTTAAAAAGTTCAACTCAAGACaactctaagaaactatttattTAGAGTTCAAGTATAAGAAAAtagtaatatttatagtacataattaatatcattaaataGATTATTGATCTATTtccataataaatttatttgaagatacaaataatgttaatatttttataaatctagtcaaacttaaaaaaatttgacACTTAAGAAAGTTTGAACATAACGACACTTATTTATGGAGGAGGGCGTAGTTAGTAccaatttatacgcacacattTTTATAAGCATTAAATATCTGTGACCAGAAATCACAATAGGTGACAGAAGGTGTTGACCACTTGGCTAGCGCGAAAATGAGGGGAAAGGCCACATGCAGTGCCAAGCTCTAAGGTGAGATGGACTAAAATTTAAAGCTAACTTAGATCATTTGTTTGGAGACTTTAGCTCTAAAGTTTAGAGGAGCAAGTCCAAACACGTCTTAAGTGCATATTATTATTTGCTTTCCATTACTTAAGTATACTCCCTTCATCCAGAAAACACATGCAATTCTAGCACAGTACCATGCTTTAATATATCATATTTTACAAATGTTAAAAAGTTTAACTCAAGACaactctaagaaactatttattCAGAGTTTGAGTATAAGAAAAtagtaatatttatagtacataattaatatcattaaatagattattgatctatttttataataaatttatttaaagatacaaataatgttaatattttttttataaatctagtcaaacttaaaaaaatttgacCGACACGAAATTTAAGAAAGTTTGAACATAAc is a window from the Sorghum bicolor cultivar BTx623 chromosome 5, Sorghum_bicolor_NCBIv3, whole genome shotgun sequence genome containing:
- the LOC110435748 gene encoding alpha-L-arabinofuranosidase 1-like isoform X1; its protein translation is MVDACSTRVDKWKPMGTGKDAAPRAILCFLFLFCLGCKCLASELEATQTATLTVDASPQLARKIPDTLFGIFFEEINHAGAGGIWAELVSNRGFEAGGLHTPSNIDPWSIIGDDSSIYVETDRTSCFSRNIIALRMEVLCDNCPTGGVGIYNPGFWGMNIEDGKAYNLVMYVKSPETTDLIVSLTSSDGLQNLASATITVSGESNWTKVEQKLVAKGTNRTSRLQITTNKKGVVWFDQVSLMPEDTYKGHGFRTELISMILDLKPRFLRFPGGCFVEGEWLRNAFRWRESIGPWEERPGHFGDVWHYWTDDGLGYYEFLQLAEDLDAEPIWVFNNGVSHNDEVDTAAIAPFVKDVLDSIEFARGSANSTWGSVRAAMGHPEPFPVKYVAIGNEDCGKKFYRGNYLKFYNAIRQAYPDIQMISNCDGSSTPLDHPADLYDFHVYTDSKTLFNMKSTFDRTSRSGPKAFVSEYAVWRGDAGRGSLLASLAEAAFLTGLEKNSDIVYMASYAPLFVNNNDQTWNPDAIVFNSWQHYGTPSYWMQTLFRESSGAMLHPTTISSSYSGSLAASAITWQDSENSFLRVKVINFGSDAVTLTISTTGLQASINALGSTATVLTSANVMDENSFSNPTKVVPVKSDMSNAAEQMQVTLAPHSFSSFDLALAQSKLVAEM
- the LOC110435748 gene encoding alpha-L-arabinofuranosidase 1-like isoform X2, with the protein product MGTGKDAAPRAILCFLFLFCLGCKCLASELEATQTATLTVDASPQLARKIPDTLFGIFFEEINHAGAGGIWAELVSNRGFEAGGLHTPSNIDPWSIIGDDSSIYVETDRTSCFSRNIIALRMEVLCDNCPTGGVGIYNPGFWGMNIEDGKAYNLVMYVKSPETTDLIVSLTSSDGLQNLASATITVSGESNWTKVEQKLVAKGTNRTSRLQITTNKKGVVWFDQVSLMPEDTYKGHGFRTELISMILDLKPRFLRFPGGCFVEGEWLRNAFRWRESIGPWEERPGHFGDVWHYWTDDGLGYYEFLQLAEDLDAEPIWVFNNGVSHNDEVDTAAIAPFVKDVLDSIEFARGSANSTWGSVRAAMGHPEPFPVKYVAIGNEDCGKKFYRGNYLKFYNAIRQAYPDIQMISNCDGSSTPLDHPADLYDFHVYTDSKTLFNMKSTFDRTSRSGPKAFVSEYAVWRGDAGRGSLLASLAEAAFLTGLEKNSDIVYMASYAPLFVNNNDQTWNPDAIVFNSWQHYGTPSYWMQTLFRESSGAMLHPTTISSSYSGSLAASAITWQDSENSFLRVKVINFGSDAVTLTISTTGLQASINALGSTATVLTSANVMDENSFSNPTKVVPVKSDMSNAAEQMQVTLAPHSFSSFDLALAQSKLVAEM
- the LOC8083059 gene encoding uncharacterized protein LOC8083059, whose protein sequence is MAMAATPTATASILLLALFLAGAHAEPAELPCALPACKTVGGGSQFFDVQFCLAALGSDGRSISHCMDYQVYSVIAADLLAANVTATAAKIDGLLQGSGGGGGGDDAAATARCLRSCQALYGGTVRRQPGCAAAVRGVRKGEATTCLEEAAAAAKQCEDGFQSSKVASPVTAENQNAFMLAKLAVALLREVYANK